Proteins encoded within one genomic window of Equus przewalskii isolate Varuska chromosome 3, EquPr2, whole genome shotgun sequence:
- the EREG gene encoding proepiregulin, with product MLAVGSGMQPRRAGPVQALLLSLGFHLLQAVLSTTVIPSCIPGESEDNCTALVQTENNPRVAQVSITKCSSDMNGYCLHGQCIFLVDMNENYCRCEVGYTGVRCEHFFLTVQQPLSKEYVALTVILVILFLVIVAGSIYYFCRWYRNQKSKESKKEYERVTSGDPALPQV from the exons ATGCTCGCCGTGGGAAGCGGGATGCAGCCGCGCCGCGCCGGCCCGGTCCAGGCGCTGCTGCTCTCCCTGG GTTTCCATCTTCTCCAAGCAGTTCTCAGTACAACCGTGATCCCTTCGTGTATCCCAGGAGAGTCCGAAGACAACTGCACAGCCTTAG TTCAGACAGAAAACAATCCACGTGTGGCTCAAGTATCAATAACGAAGTGCAGCTCTGACATGAATGGCTACTGTTTGCATGGACAATGCATCTTCCTGGTGGACATGAATGAAAATTATTGCAG GTGTGAAGTGGGTTACACTGGCGTCCGATGTGAGCACTTCTTTTTAACTGTCCAACAGCCCTTGAGCAAGGAATATGTGGCTCTGACTGTGATTCTTGTTATCTTGTTTTTGGTCATAGTCGCCGGTTCCATATACTATTTCTGCAGATG GTACAGAAATCAAAAAAGtaaagaatcaaagaaagaatatgaaaggGTGACCTCAGGGGATCCAGCGTTGCCACAAGTCTGA